A genomic stretch from Vallicoccus soli includes:
- the menD gene encoding 2-succinyl-5-enolpyruvyl-6-hydroxy-3-cyclohexene-1-carboxylic-acid synthase — MNPSTALARVLVDELVRGGVREVVLSPGSRNAPLSVALHTADAAGALRLHVRVDERSAGFLALGLAKASQVPVPVVCTSGTAVANLHPAVLEASHAGVPLVAVTADRPAELRGTGANQTTEQPGVYGAAVRLAVDLPAPEARAGQVAPWRATVCRVLAAAAGELDDDPGPVHLDVAFREPLLPDGTDAWPEPLDGRADGGPWTRVSIAPPVWTGPFDGPRALGTGLERTLVVVGDAPPELARDAGLLAQRRGWPVVAEPSAGVPQALAHGPLLLGAEAFVAAERPHRVLVVGRPTLARPVQRLLRDPEVVVEVVTSSPRWADPGAVATAVHHPSWVAAGLREPAEPPPGAWRPLAGDPAVADAAWARRWQEAAASAARAVAQVLDDAPLSGPAVARALVEALPDRSLLVLGSSSPVRDVDLAAAPREGLAVLANRGLAGIDGTVSTALGAALAHRGPAYALLGDLTLLHDANGLVLGPQEPRPDLVLVVVNDDGGGIFTQLEQGAPEHAAGFERVFGTPTGVDLEALCLAHGTRYELVRDLDALRAALAPAPGLRLVEVPVDRSATRALHARLRAAVAAAVSPPGWCS, encoded by the coding sequence GTGAACCCGTCGACCGCGCTCGCCCGGGTCCTCGTCGACGAGCTGGTCCGCGGCGGCGTCCGCGAGGTCGTCCTGTCGCCCGGCTCGCGCAACGCCCCGCTGTCCGTCGCCCTGCACACGGCCGACGCCGCGGGGGCCCTGCGCCTGCACGTGCGCGTCGACGAGCGCTCGGCGGGCTTCCTCGCCCTCGGGCTGGCCAAGGCCTCGCAGGTGCCGGTCCCGGTCGTCTGCACCTCGGGCACGGCGGTGGCGAACCTGCACCCGGCCGTCCTCGAGGCCTCGCACGCCGGGGTGCCGCTCGTCGCGGTGACGGCGGACCGCCCGGCGGAGCTGCGCGGCACGGGGGCGAACCAGACGACCGAGCAGCCCGGGGTGTACGGCGCCGCGGTGCGCCTGGCCGTCGACCTGCCGGCGCCCGAGGCGCGCGCGGGGCAGGTGGCGCCGTGGCGCGCCACCGTCTGCCGCGTCCTGGCCGCCGCGGCGGGCGAGCTCGACGACGACCCGGGCCCGGTGCACCTCGACGTCGCCTTCCGCGAGCCCCTGCTGCCCGACGGCACCGACGCCTGGCCCGAGCCGCTCGACGGGCGCGCCGACGGCGGGCCGTGGACCCGGGTGTCCATCGCCCCGCCGGTGTGGACCGGCCCCTTCGACGGCCCGCGCGCGCTGGGCACCGGGCTCGAGCGCACCCTCGTCGTCGTCGGGGACGCGCCGCCGGAGCTGGCGCGCGACGCCGGGCTGCTGGCGCAGCGGCGCGGGTGGCCGGTGGTGGCCGAGCCGAGCGCGGGCGTGCCGCAGGCGCTGGCGCACGGCCCGCTGCTGCTCGGGGCGGAGGCGTTCGTCGCGGCCGAGCGCCCGCACCGGGTGCTCGTCGTGGGCCGCCCGACGCTCGCCCGCCCGGTGCAGCGGCTGCTGCGCGACCCCGAGGTGGTCGTCGAGGTCGTCACGTCGTCGCCGCGCTGGGCGGACCCGGGCGCGGTCGCGACGGCCGTGCACCACCCCTCGTGGGTCGCGGCGGGCCTGCGCGAGCCCGCGGAGCCGCCGCCGGGGGCGTGGCGCCCGCTCGCCGGCGACCCGGCGGTCGCGGACGCGGCGTGGGCCCGGCGCTGGCAGGAGGCGGCGGCGTCGGCCGCGCGCGCGGTGGCGCAGGTGCTGGACGACGCCCCGCTGAGCGGGCCGGCGGTGGCGCGCGCGCTCGTCGAGGCGCTGCCGGACCGCTCGCTGCTCGTCCTGGGCTCGTCGAGCCCGGTGCGCGACGTGGACCTCGCCGCGGCGCCGCGGGAGGGGCTCGCGGTGCTCGCGAACCGGGGCCTCGCGGGCATCGACGGCACGGTGTCCACCGCGCTCGGGGCGGCCCTGGCGCACCGCGGCCCGGCGTACGCCCTGCTCGGCGACCTCACCCTCCTGCACGACGCGAACGGCCTGGTCCTCGGGCCGCAGGAGCCGCGCCCGGACCTCGTCCTCGTCGTCGTCAACGACGACGGCGGCGGCATCTTCACGCAGCTCGAGCAGGGCGCGCCCGAGCACGCCGCCGGCTTCGAGCGGGTCTTCGGCACCCCGACCGGCGTGGACCTCGAGGCGCTGTGCCTGGCGCACGGCACGCGGTACGAGCTCGTGCGCGACCTCGACGCCCTGCGCGCCGCGCTCGCCCCGGCCCCCGGGCTGCGCCTCGTCGAGGTGCCCGTGGACCGCTCGGCCACCCGCGCCCTGCACGCGCGGCTCCGCGCCGCCGTCGCCGCGGCCGTCTCCCCGCCCGGCTGGTGCTCGTGA
- a CDS encoding ABC transporter substrate-binding protein has protein sequence MTARRPAPRLAGAALAALLLAACGGSDDTTGSAAAGGEATGWSFTDDLGTTLELDERPDRVVALTDVAASLFAYDVAPVATFGWSALAADSRFEGFDTSGTTDLGTAYGEIDLEQLAAADPDVIVTHAYPVDSEGTIDDTKPLYGFTDLAQQEAAAEIAPIVAVAMRGSAVDVVERTEELAVSLGADRADVDAAREEYAAAAERLRAAGERDLDVLVGAAYPGEGVYVAKAQDDPVLRAFGDLGVDFVDPGGEGYYWETLSWENIGTLPADVVLESERAMPVEEMQRQPTFARTPAASSDQVHRWVFAALDSKAQAAWAQELAGHLEQARDVA, from the coding sequence ATGACCGCACGCCGTCCCGCGCCCCGCCTCGCCGGCGCCGCCCTCGCCGCCCTGCTGCTGGCCGCCTGCGGCGGTTCCGACGACACCACCGGCAGCGCCGCGGCCGGCGGGGAGGCCACCGGCTGGTCCTTCACCGACGACCTCGGCACGACGCTCGAGCTCGACGAGCGGCCCGACCGCGTCGTCGCCCTCACCGACGTGGCGGCCAGCCTCTTCGCGTACGACGTCGCCCCCGTCGCCACCTTCGGCTGGAGCGCCCTCGCGGCGGACAGCCGCTTCGAGGGCTTCGACACCTCGGGGACCACCGACCTCGGCACGGCCTACGGCGAGATCGACCTCGAGCAGCTCGCGGCCGCCGACCCCGACGTGATCGTCACCCACGCCTACCCGGTGGACAGCGAGGGGACGATCGACGACACCAAGCCGCTGTACGGCTTCACCGACCTCGCCCAGCAGGAGGCGGCCGCCGAGATCGCCCCGATCGTGGCGGTCGCGATGCGCGGCAGCGCCGTGGACGTCGTGGAGCGCACCGAGGAGCTCGCGGTGTCGCTCGGGGCCGACCGGGCCGACGTGGACGCGGCCCGCGAGGAGTACGCCGCCGCGGCCGAGCGGCTGCGCGCCGCCGGCGAGCGCGACCTCGACGTGCTCGTCGGCGCCGCCTACCCGGGCGAGGGCGTGTACGTCGCCAAGGCGCAGGACGACCCGGTGCTGCGCGCCTTCGGCGACCTGGGGGTCGACTTCGTCGACCCGGGCGGCGAGGGCTACTACTGGGAGACGCTGAGCTGGGAGAACATCGGCACCCTCCCCGCGGACGTGGTGCTGGAGTCCGAGCGCGCGATGCCGGTCGAGGAGATGCAGCGCCAGCCCACCTTCGCGCGCACCCCCGCCGCGTCCTCGGACCAGGTCCACCGCTGGGTGTTCGCCGCGCTGGACTCGAAGGCCCAGGCGGCGTGGGCGCAGGAGCTCGCCGGCCACCTGGAGCAGGCGCGCGACGTCGCCTGA
- a CDS encoding aldose 1-epimerase family protein, with protein sequence MHRGTPTGEQHALAAGPYRAVAVEVGGGIRSLVHDGRDLLDGYAEDALPDGGRGQVLAPWPNRLRDGRWTWRGRTLQLPLTEVARATANHGLVRWAGWSALERSPERVVLAHRLHPQPGYPFRLDLRAAYAVDAVEGLAVELAATNAGDEEAPVALGQHPYLAAPGGGTVDGCRLAVPAATRLVVDDRGTPVGREAVEGTPYDLRQGRALGEQVVDDTFTDLVPGQSGRVRVELRGPDGSGTVLWTERPAGWLQVFTGDTLAEGRRRRGVAVEPMTAPGNALASGTGLQVLAPGETLALRWGVAAL encoded by the coding sequence ATGCACAGGGGCACGCCCACGGGGGAGCAGCACGCGCTGGCGGCCGGGCCGTACCGCGCGGTGGCGGTGGAGGTCGGCGGCGGGATCCGGTCGCTGGTGCACGACGGGCGCGACCTGCTCGACGGGTACGCCGAGGACGCCCTGCCCGACGGCGGGCGCGGGCAGGTGCTCGCGCCGTGGCCCAACCGGCTGCGCGACGGGCGCTGGACCTGGCGGGGCCGCACCCTGCAGCTGCCCCTCACCGAGGTGGCCCGGGCGACCGCGAACCACGGGCTCGTGCGCTGGGCCGGGTGGAGCGCCCTGGAGCGCTCGCCGGAGCGCGTCGTCCTGGCCCACCGGCTGCACCCGCAGCCGGGCTACCCGTTCCGCCTGGACCTGCGGGCGGCGTACGCCGTCGACGCCGTCGAGGGGCTCGCCGTCGAGCTGGCGGCGACGAACGCCGGCGACGAGGAGGCCCCCGTCGCGCTGGGCCAGCACCCGTACCTCGCCGCGCCCGGCGGCGGCACCGTCGACGGGTGCCGCCTCGCCGTGCCCGCGGCCACCCGCCTCGTCGTCGACGACCGCGGCACCCCGGTGGGGCGCGAGGCGGTCGAGGGGACGCCGTACGACCTGCGGCAGGGGCGCGCGCTCGGTGAGCAGGTGGTGGACGACACGTTCACGGACCTCGTCCCGGGGCAGTCGGGCCGGGTGCGCGTGGAGCTGCGGGGGCCGGACGGCTCGGGGACGGTGCTGTGGACCGAGCGGCCGGCCGGCTGGCTGCAGGTGTTCACCGGCGACACGCTCGCCGAGGGGCGGCGGCGACGCGGTGTGGCCGTGGAGCCGATGACCGCGCCCGGGAACGCGCTTGCCAGCGGGACGGGCCTCCAGGTCCTCGCTCCGGGGGAGACCCTCGCGCTGCGGTGGGGCGTGGCGGCGCTGTGA
- a CDS encoding PP2C family protein-serine/threonine phosphatase translates to MRYATGSGWVESAAARAHGGLLRRAHLCSPADFTTIAVEEARALGVDELVIYLADHVERTLVPMPGRHTADRQPLSVEGTLGGRAYSTSSVLEVGSGSPLQTRLWIPLLDGTHRLGVVEVGLRPALGEVSDALVEACERYVHLLAQVSVSKAAYGDIVEFVRRTRPLSVAGELQRAQLPPATFATDRLALAALLEPVEAGGGDGYDYAANGDTAHLAVLSAHGEGVAAATSTALALAAYRSGRRALLGLEETWSLVDGALTAAPRPVTAVLAELDLGSGQLRWLSAGHAAPSLLRGGRPVRAGDAPAGPPLGAGAGAVRAGEPAVVRWALEPGDRLLLHTPGLATATTPQGERLDRDALCRLVERYDAAQGPAETLRRLRHAVLGPGSALAGDATALLLEWRGGHERTLVPALPRRARQPVG, encoded by the coding sequence GTGAGGTACGCGACGGGGAGCGGCTGGGTGGAGTCGGCCGCGGCGCGGGCGCACGGCGGTCTGCTGCGCAGGGCGCACCTCTGCTCGCCCGCGGACTTCACCACCATCGCCGTGGAGGAGGCGCGGGCCCTCGGTGTCGACGAGCTGGTCATCTACCTCGCCGACCACGTCGAGCGCACGCTGGTGCCCATGCCCGGCCGGCACACCGCGGACCGGCAACCGCTGTCCGTCGAGGGGACGCTCGGCGGGCGCGCGTACAGCACGAGCTCCGTGCTCGAGGTGGGAAGCGGTAGTCCGCTGCAGACCCGGCTGTGGATCCCGCTGCTGGACGGCACCCACCGGCTGGGCGTCGTCGAGGTCGGCCTGCGGCCCGCGCTGGGCGAGGTGTCGGACGCGCTCGTGGAGGCCTGCGAGCGCTACGTGCACCTCCTGGCGCAGGTCTCGGTGAGCAAGGCCGCGTACGGCGACATCGTCGAGTTCGTGCGGCGCACCCGCCCGCTGTCGGTCGCCGGCGAGCTCCAGCGCGCCCAGCTGCCGCCGGCGACCTTCGCCACCGACCGGCTGGCGCTCGCGGCGCTGCTCGAGCCGGTCGAGGCGGGTGGCGGTGACGGCTACGACTACGCGGCCAACGGCGACACCGCCCACCTCGCGGTCCTCAGCGCCCACGGCGAGGGCGTGGCCGCCGCGACGTCGACGGCGCTGGCGCTCGCGGCGTACCGCAGTGGGCGGCGCGCGCTGCTCGGGCTCGAGGAGACCTGGTCGCTCGTCGACGGCGCGCTCACCGCGGCGCCCCGCCCGGTGACCGCGGTGCTCGCGGAGCTCGACCTGGGCTCCGGCCAGCTGCGCTGGCTGTCGGCGGGGCACGCCGCACCGTCGCTGCTGCGCGGCGGGCGACCGGTGCGGGCCGGGGACGCCCCGGCGGGCCCCCCGCTCGGTGCCGGCGCGGGGGCCGTGCGCGCCGGCGAGCCCGCCGTCGTCCGCTGGGCGCTGGAGCCGGGCGACCGCCTGCTGCTGCACACCCCCGGGCTCGCGACCGCCACGACGCCGCAGGGCGAGCGCCTCGACCGCGACGCGCTGTGCCGGCTCGTGGAGCGGTACGACGCCGCGCAGGGCCCGGCGGAGACGCTGCGGCGGCTGCGCCACGCCGTGCTCGGCCCGGGCAGCGCGCTCGCGGGCGACGCGACGGCCCTGCTGCTCGAGTGGCGCGGCGGGCACGAGCGCACCCTGGTGCCGGCCCTGCCCCGCCGGGCCCGCCAGCCCGTCGGCTGA
- a CDS encoding sensor domain-containing phosphodiesterase, whose translation MSDVEEQGGCATALADEPGPAPGAGPRPDLPQPARPGSALGALAGGGDDSDVVQVMLAAARSHLGMEIGFVGRFADGRRTFRFVDAVPGAPAGVRVGASDPLEETYCQRVVDGRLPRLVRDPREHPEVRDLPVTTAFPVGAHVSVPIRFSDGRVYGTFCCFSTAPAPQLRERDLAVVEMLAELVAPALERLEEAELTRSRRVARVEQVLEDGLLTTVFQPIVDFCSGRTVGYEALSRLPDATRPDVWFAEAEALGRGTEAEVCAVRHALARLDEVPAGCYLSINVSPRALLDDALWEALDGAPLERVVLELTEHVVVEDYPSIERVLSAFRAGGGRLAVDDAGAGYASMRHILLLRPDLIKLDISICRDVEADPARAAMVRSFVDLSDSLCARLVAEGVETPPGRDALQQLGVPLGQGFLFARPGPLPAA comes from the coding sequence GTGTCGGACGTGGAGGAGCAGGGCGGCTGCGCGACGGCGCTGGCCGACGAGCCCGGGCCGGCGCCGGGCGCCGGACCCCGCCCGGACCTGCCGCAGCCCGCCCGCCCCGGGAGCGCCCTGGGCGCCCTCGCCGGCGGCGGGGACGACAGCGACGTCGTGCAGGTCATGCTCGCCGCCGCCCGCAGCCACCTCGGCATGGAGATCGGCTTCGTGGGCCGGTTCGCCGACGGGCGGCGCACCTTCCGCTTCGTCGACGCCGTGCCCGGCGCCCCCGCGGGCGTGCGGGTCGGCGCCTCGGACCCGCTCGAGGAGACGTACTGCCAGCGCGTCGTCGACGGGCGCCTGCCGCGCCTCGTGCGCGACCCGCGCGAGCACCCGGAGGTGCGCGACCTCCCCGTGACCACCGCGTTCCCCGTCGGGGCGCACGTCAGCGTCCCGATCCGGTTCAGCGACGGGCGGGTGTACGGGACCTTCTGCTGCTTCAGCACCGCGCCGGCCCCGCAGCTGCGCGAGCGGGACCTCGCGGTGGTGGAGATGCTCGCCGAGCTCGTCGCCCCCGCCCTCGAGCGCCTCGAGGAGGCGGAGCTCACGAGGTCCCGCCGCGTCGCGCGGGTCGAGCAGGTCCTCGAGGACGGCCTGCTGACCACCGTCTTCCAGCCCATCGTCGACTTCTGCTCGGGGCGCACCGTCGGGTACGAGGCGCTGAGCCGCCTGCCGGACGCGACGCGCCCCGACGTCTGGTTCGCCGAGGCCGAGGCCCTCGGCCGCGGCACCGAGGCGGAGGTGTGCGCGGTCCGCCACGCGCTCGCGCGGCTCGACGAGGTCCCGGCGGGCTGCTACCTCAGCATCAACGTGTCACCGCGGGCGCTGCTCGACGACGCGCTCTGGGAGGCGCTGGACGGGGCGCCCCTGGAGCGGGTGGTGCTCGAGCTCACCGAGCACGTCGTCGTCGAGGACTACCCCTCCATCGAGCGGGTGCTCTCCGCCTTCCGGGCGGGCGGCGGGCGCCTCGCGGTGGACGACGCGGGGGCGGGCTACGCGAGCATGCGCCACATCCTGCTGCTGCGCCCGGACCTCATCAAGCTGGACATCAGCATCTGCCGCGACGTGGAGGCCGACCCGGCCCGGGCGGCGATGGTGCGCTCGTTCGTCGACCTCTCGGACAGCCTCTGCGCGCGGCTCGTCGCGGAGGGCGTCGAGACCCCGCCGGGGCGCGACGCGCTCCAGCAGCTCGGGGTGCCCCTGGGGCAGGGCTTCCTCTTCGCCCGACCGGGCCCGCTCCCCGCGGCCTGA
- a CDS encoding Fe-S oxidoreductase gives MAARDRAAQRRAGRAARRAARRARQAARVGRAARAYALLLGAREERHGDLVVLWGLPRRAYPRGGVTWGDAYLTGDRPAARSPARLRHEAVHAQQWRRHGYRFALLYLLAGRSAARNRYEVEAGLEDGGYRPRAH, from the coding sequence GTGGCGGCACGGGACCGGGCGGCGCAGCGGCGGGCGGGCCGGGCTGCCCGACGGGCGGCCCGTCGGGCCCGGCAGGCGGCCCGCGTCGGGCGGGCGGCGCGCGCGTACGCGCTCCTGCTGGGCGCCCGCGAGGAGCGCCACGGCGACCTCGTGGTGCTCTGGGGGCTGCCGCGCCGGGCCTACCCCCGCGGCGGCGTGACCTGGGGGGACGCGTACCTCACGGGCGACCGGCCCGCGGCGCGGTCCCCCGCGCGGCTGCGCCACGAGGCCGTGCACGCGCAGCAGTGGCGCCGGCACGGCTACCGCTTCGCGCTGCTCTACCTGCTGGCCGGCCGGTCCGCCGCCCGCAACCGGTACGAGGTCGAGGCCGGGCTGGAGGACGGGGGCTACCGCCCGCGTGCGCACTGA
- a CDS encoding ATP-binding protein: MGSDPHALLALVAGAAERLAATGRDAAVTADVLPSLVRALAARGAVLALGSADGDLRVVATEPPGAPPPLDGTLVRAARDGVAQWPGGTGPGRAAVPLLREGEVVGALGLSWDGPHPADGPERHALGALAALVAAVAPAPSPLGRGLRHHAHPAPAGVGVACAARPGGARCAVSAPGAHGDAFATLLDSPLGLGSAPLDAVRGVLALARRRSTPPALVGKAVAELAPDLDAEVFGAHVEACPDSAWLAVAPLDHAVVVATTPGGEGDPRPPAADRLAGERLLLARAEPVAVAAAAIDPGADAGTAQAVHDVLAGCLARPLRPAEAQPEPPAGAPAPAAGAPDPAADLALDLAHDLERALAAAGLDAPVRGLLVVVASGRPDLRRRGRTLPSSPVAARLGRQFVAAALPADAPPGVRDEVSLAAAELLSNAVRHAHEQVEVVVEDEPDGLLLSVTDDDERVPEPAARAGDGWAETGRGLAVLAALVDEHGTTPRPGGGKEVWARVRWRRRTAGAARA; the protein is encoded by the coding sequence ATGGGGTCGGACCCGCACGCCCTGCTCGCCCTCGTGGCCGGCGCCGCTGAGCGCCTCGCCGCGACGGGCCGCGACGCCGCGGTCACGGCCGACGTCCTGCCCTCGCTCGTCCGCGCCCTCGCCGCCCGCGGGGCGGTGCTGGCCCTGGGCTCGGCCGACGGCGACCTGCGCGTGGTCGCGACCGAGCCCCCCGGCGCGCCCCCGCCGCTCGACGGCACCCTGGTCCGGGCGGCGCGCGACGGCGTGGCGCAGTGGCCCGGCGGCACCGGCCCCGGCCGGGCGGCGGTGCCCCTGCTGCGCGAGGGCGAGGTCGTGGGCGCGCTGGGCCTGTCGTGGGACGGGCCGCACCCGGCGGACGGCCCGGAGCGCCACGCGCTCGGCGCGCTCGCCGCCCTCGTCGCGGCGGTCGCGCCGGCCCCCTCCCCGCTCGGGCGCGGCCTGCGCCACCACGCGCACCCGGCACCCGCCGGCGTCGGGGTGGCGTGCGCGGCGCGCCCCGGCGGGGCCCGCTGCGCGGTCAGCGCCCCCGGCGCCCACGGCGACGCCTTCGCCACGCTGCTGGACAGCCCGCTGGGCCTCGGCTCGGCCCCGCTGGACGCGGTCCGGGGCGTGCTCGCCCTCGCCCGGCGCCGCAGCACCCCTCCGGCGCTCGTCGGCAAGGCCGTCGCCGAGCTGGCGCCGGACCTGGACGCGGAGGTCTTCGGCGCGCACGTGGAGGCGTGCCCGGACAGCGCCTGGCTCGCCGTGGCCCCGCTCGACCACGCCGTCGTCGTCGCGACCACCCCCGGGGGCGAGGGGGACCCGCGCCCGCCCGCGGCGGACCGCCTGGCCGGCGAGCGGCTGCTGCTCGCCCGCGCCGAGCCGGTCGCGGTGGCCGCCGCGGCGATCGACCCGGGTGCCGACGCCGGCACCGCGCAGGCCGTCCACGACGTGCTCGCCGGCTGCCTCGCGCGCCCGCTGCGCCCCGCCGAAGCCCAGCCCGAGCCCCCCGCCGGCGCGCCCGCCCCGGCCGCCGGCGCGCCCGACCCCGCCGCCGACCTGGCGCTCGACCTGGCCCACGACCTCGAGCGCGCGCTGGCGGCCGCCGGGCTCGACGCCCCGGTGCGCGGCCTCCTGGTCGTCGTGGCGTCGGGACGCCCGGACCTGCGGCGGCGCGGGCGCACGCTGCCCTCGAGCCCGGTCGCCGCCCGGCTCGGCCGGCAGTTCGTGGCCGCCGCCCTCCCGGCCGACGCTCCCCCCGGGGTGCGCGACGAGGTCTCCCTGGCCGCGGCGGAGCTGCTGTCCAACGCGGTGCGCCACGCCCACGAGCAGGTCGAGGTCGTCGTCGAGGACGAGCCCGACGGGCTGCTGCTGTCGGTCACCGACGACGACGAGCGGGTCCCCGAGCCGGCCGCGCGCGCCGGCGACGGCTGGGCCGAGACGGGGCGCGGCCTCGCCGTCCTCGCCGCGCTCGTCGACGAGCACGGGACGACCCCGCGCCCCGGCGGGGGCAAGGAGGTCTGGGCCCGGGTGCGCTGGCGCCGGCGCACGGCCGGCGCCGCCCGCGCCTGA
- a CDS encoding GNAT family N-acetyltransferase yields the protein MADGEQGSGQAGDQGGGAPVVRDAPERDRYEVHDEQGRLAGFAAYQRARGLVVMTHTEVDPAYEGRGLGSALVRGALDDLRAQGTAVLPLCPFVGAYIARHPEYRDVVYRAPASRGTD from the coding sequence GTGGCCGACGGAGAGCAGGGCAGCGGGCAGGCGGGCGACCAGGGCGGCGGGGCCCCCGTGGTGCGCGACGCGCCGGAGCGGGACCGCTACGAGGTGCACGACGAGCAGGGGCGGCTGGCGGGCTTCGCCGCGTACCAGCGCGCCCGCGGGCTGGTGGTGATGACGCACACCGAGGTCGACCCCGCGTACGAGGGCCGCGGGCTGGGGTCCGCGCTCGTGCGCGGCGCGCTCGACGACCTGCGCGCTCAGGGGACCGCGGTGCTCCCGCTCTGCCCGTTCGTGGGCGCGTACATCGCGCGGCACCCGGAGTACCGGGACGTGGTCTACCGCGCCCCGGCGTCGCGCGGCACGGACTGA
- a CDS encoding GGDEF domain-containing protein produces MSQHTAAAPDAAPPRPRARPWRTGALLAVLAGALHLLVLGALADAPRRAVLAVDDLTQLAAAATACVACVRAAARRSGTRRRAWLLVAAGTGSWTAGQALWSWQEVARGRELPFPSPSDAGFLAFPLLTAAGLLLWLHSGSAARERVRDVLDGALIAGALLMLSWAACLDTVLGAGGPLLPLALSTAYPVGDVVLATLVLLALSRSTAQSRGPLLQLAAGLGSLAVADSLYVYLGSTGSYATGSATSAGWVSGFLLVASAAGTARRLPACLPLREPGDPALQAGWLRLALPYLPVVGAEAVLVDRLVEDAAAAPLWMVLLGLVLVVLMLVRQALVLLDHRALVERLRAREAELQRLAFHDPLTGAANRALFLDRVERLVEQHRRDGGGGAVLFVDLDGFKRVNDTLGHAAGDAVLVEVAARLRTQVRAVDTVARLGGDEFAVVLAAGSCPAVVTGRLAAALVPPLRVDGRDVPLAASVGACDLADVPDEGPAAAVAEALVRAADRSMYAVKARRRAGLAERWG; encoded by the coding sequence GTGAGCCAGCACACGGCGGCCGCACCGGACGCCGCGCCGCCGCGGCCGCGCGCCCGCCCCTGGCGCACGGGCGCGCTGCTCGCCGTGCTCGCCGGCGCCCTGCACCTGCTGGTCCTGGGCGCGCTCGCCGACGCGCCGCGGCGCGCCGTCCTCGCCGTCGACGACCTGACCCAGCTCGCGGCCGCCGCGACGGCCTGCGTCGCCTGCGTGCGCGCCGCGGCCCGGCGCAGCGGGACCCGGAGGCGGGCCTGGCTGCTCGTGGCGGCCGGCACCGGCAGCTGGACGGCCGGCCAGGCGCTGTGGTCCTGGCAGGAGGTGGCCCGCGGGCGCGAGCTGCCCTTCCCCTCGCCATCCGACGCCGGCTTCCTCGCCTTCCCCCTGCTCACCGCCGCCGGCCTGCTGCTCTGGCTGCACTCCGGCTCGGCGGCGCGCGAGCGCGTGCGCGACGTGCTCGACGGGGCCCTCATCGCCGGCGCCCTGCTCATGCTCTCCTGGGCCGCCTGCCTCGACACCGTGCTCGGGGCCGGCGGGCCGCTGCTGCCGCTGGCCCTGTCGACGGCGTACCCGGTCGGCGACGTCGTCCTCGCGACCCTCGTCCTGCTGGCCCTGAGCCGCTCCACCGCGCAGAGCCGGGGGCCGCTGCTCCAGCTCGCCGCGGGCCTGGGCTCCCTGGCGGTCGCGGACTCGCTGTACGTCTACCTCGGCAGCACGGGCTCGTACGCGACGGGCAGCGCGACCAGCGCCGGCTGGGTGAGCGGCTTCCTCCTCGTCGCGTCGGCGGCGGGGACCGCGCGCCGCCTGCCCGCGTGCCTCCCCCTGCGCGAGCCGGGTGACCCGGCGCTCCAGGCGGGGTGGCTGCGCCTCGCGCTGCCCTACCTGCCCGTCGTCGGGGCCGAGGCCGTGCTCGTGGACCGCCTCGTGGAGGACGCCGCCGCGGCGCCGCTGTGGATGGTGCTGCTCGGGCTCGTCCTCGTCGTCCTCATGCTGGTGCGGCAGGCGCTGGTGCTCCTGGACCACCGCGCCCTCGTCGAGCGGCTGCGCGCGCGCGAGGCCGAGCTGCAGCGCCTCGCGTTCCACGACCCGCTCACCGGCGCCGCGAACCGCGCCCTCTTCCTCGACCGCGTCGAGCGGCTCGTCGAGCAGCACCGCCGCGACGGCGGCGGCGGGGCCGTCCTCTTCGTCGACCTCGACGGCTTCAAGCGGGTCAACGACACCCTCGGGCACGCCGCGGGGGACGCGGTGCTCGTCGAGGTCGCGGCGCGGCTGCGCACGCAGGTGCGCGCCGTCGACACCGTCGCGCGCCTCGGCGGCGACGAGTTCGCCGTGGTGCTCGCCGCCGGCTCGTGCCCCGCGGTCGTCACCGGCCGGCTCGCCGCGGCGCTCGTGCCGCCGCTGCGGGTGGACGGGCGCGACGTCCCGCTCGCGGCCAGCGTGGGCGCCTGCGACCTCGCCGACGTGCCCGACGAGGGGCCGGCGGCGGCCGTCGCGGAGGCGCTCGTGCGCGCGGCGGACCGGTCCATGTACGCCGTCAAGGCCCGCCGGCGCGCCGGGCTCGCCGAGCGCTGGGGCTGA